Proteins co-encoded in one Sporosarcina sp. FSL K6-1522 genomic window:
- a CDS encoding threonine synthase, translating to MERYRCNDCEKEYTITPTLWRCACGGVFDLVKVAPTIDITAWNNYPNSLWRYVETMPFTKDSKTWEQVTMGEGQTPLIVLDPQEPNTYVKVEYMMPTLSFKDRGAAVLMTKAQELGVSKVIADSSGNAGTAIAAYAARCNIACDIYLSDETSPKKIAQVKAHGATIKQIHGTREDIAAAAQRAVEEENVFYASHVYNPYFYEGTKTYAYEIYEQLKGAPDTLIIPVGNGTLLLGAYYGFNELLKNGLIEKMPKIVAIQATNCAPLANAYQAGDTSAQAVANSGTLAEGIAIAAPARSKQILEAVRNTNGTFMAIEEGEIVSARAELSAKGFYVEVTSAVNYAGYLKYSKGLEEKIVIPLCGAGIKSK from the coding sequence ATGGAACGATACCGCTGCAATGATTGTGAGAAAGAATATACGATCACACCAACTTTATGGCGATGCGCGTGTGGTGGCGTTTTTGATTTAGTGAAAGTGGCGCCAACTATTGATATAACGGCTTGGAATAACTATCCGAACTCGTTATGGCGTTATGTGGAAACGATGCCATTCACCAAAGATTCTAAGACATGGGAACAGGTCACAATGGGAGAAGGGCAAACGCCTCTCATTGTGCTGGACCCTCAAGAACCTAATACCTATGTCAAAGTGGAATATATGATGCCGACCTTATCCTTTAAAGATCGAGGAGCCGCTGTGTTAATGACGAAAGCGCAGGAATTAGGCGTTTCCAAAGTCATTGCGGATAGCAGTGGGAATGCTGGAACGGCAATTGCAGCTTATGCGGCACGTTGCAACATCGCGTGTGATATCTATTTGAGCGATGAAACTTCACCAAAAAAGATTGCGCAAGTCAAAGCACACGGTGCAACCATTAAACAAATTCACGGGACGCGAGAAGACATTGCCGCCGCAGCCCAACGAGCGGTAGAGGAAGAAAATGTTTTTTACGCCAGCCATGTATATAATCCTTACTTCTATGAAGGTACGAAAACATATGCCTATGAAATTTATGAACAACTAAAAGGCGCCCCTGACACGTTAATCATCCCCGTTGGAAACGGCACGCTTCTTTTAGGTGCATATTATGGCTTTAATGAGTTATTGAAAAATGGATTGATTGAAAAAATGCCAAAAATCGTTGCCATTCAAGCCACGAATTGTGCGCCACTTGCAAATGCTTACCAAGCTGGAGATACATCTGCACAAGCTGTTGCGAATAGCGGAACGTTAGCGGAAGGGATAGCGATTGCAGCGCCGGCGCGTTCTAAACAAATTTTGGAAGCGGTCCGCAATACCAATGGGACATTTATGGCGATTGAAGAAGGGGAGATTGTAAGTGCGCGCGCTGAACTAAGTGCAAAAGGATTTTACGTGGAAGTGACATCAGCCGTAAACTATGCCGGCTATCTCAAGTATTCGAAAGGGCTAGAAGAAAAAATAGTGATTCCGCTTTGTGGTGCGGGGATTAAATCGAAATAA
- a CDS encoding nucleoside triphosphate pyrophosphohydrolase, with the protein MPIYNKLVRDLIPDIIKKDSKTCVTYRLDDSQYITEVNKKMHEELVEYEETITPNDAVEELADLLELIHAAAKFHGVTVEELEAVRAEKAAKRGGFGERIFLVEVEDN; encoded by the coding sequence ATGCCTATCTACAATAAGCTTGTGCGTGACCTGATTCCTGACATTATCAAAAAGGACAGTAAAACTTGTGTCACCTATAGATTGGATGACTCACAATACATAACAGAAGTGAACAAGAAGATGCATGAGGAATTGGTGGAATACGAGGAAACTATCACCCCGAACGATGCAGTTGAAGAACTGGCTGATTTGCTGGAATTGATTCACGCAGCGGCGAAGTTTCACGGGGTGACGGTGGAAGAGCTAGAAGCAGTGCGTGCGGAGAAAGCGGCTAAACGGGGTGGCTTCGGGGAGCGGATCTTTTTAGTGGAAGTAGAAGATAACTAA
- a CDS encoding MFS transporter — MMGESNQGTNKFIVGIVLAVLTFWLFAQSMINIIPAMQKDLGVSLGTLNIATSLTSLFSGLFIVAAGGISDQAGRKKLTFVGLTLNIIGCLLIIISQSATLLIVGRVIQGISAACIMPATIALVKSAFDGKDRQRALSYWSFGSWGGGGSTALVGGAIATYMGWRWIFVFSIGIALLSMFLLRNIQESKASEQSKERFDFTGFFLFIAVMLMFNLIVTRGQDFGWTSPLTIGLIGGALVTTVLFFVVERQKKNQFIDFTLFKTKAYTGAVVSNFLQNGIAATVVVANTYIQLARGFTSFQTGLLTIGNVIAVVVMIRVGEKMLQKMGPRKPMLWATFIASIGMSMTAMTFLPDFIYIIVVFAGFLISGIGLGMYATPSIDTAVTNIADDKVGVASGIYKMASSLGFSFGIAISTAVYGVLVAIGSIHVAATIGILVNLVFAVPALIFVSKTIQPEEVRAKPVQAIKVG; from the coding sequence ATGATGGGAGAAAGTAATCAGGGTACGAATAAGTTTATTGTCGGTATCGTTCTTGCTGTCCTTACATTTTGGTTGTTTGCCCAATCTATGATTAATATTATTCCTGCCATGCAAAAAGATTTGGGGGTTTCGCTTGGAACTCTAAACATCGCTACAAGTTTAACTTCACTATTTTCTGGTCTTTTTATTGTGGCAGCTGGCGGAATTTCTGATCAAGCAGGGCGTAAGAAATTAACCTTTGTCGGACTAACACTTAATATTATTGGCTGTTTGTTAATTATTATTTCACAAAGCGCCACCTTATTAATTGTTGGCCGTGTGATTCAAGGTATTTCAGCTGCGTGCATTATGCCAGCCACCATTGCCTTAGTGAAGTCAGCTTTTGACGGAAAAGACAGACAGCGCGCCCTTAGTTATTGGTCCTTCGGGTCGTGGGGGGGAGGAGGTTCAACCGCCTTAGTCGGTGGTGCGATTGCTACGTATATGGGATGGAGATGGATTTTTGTTTTTTCCATTGGCATTGCCCTCTTATCGATGTTTTTACTAAGGAACATTCAAGAAAGCAAGGCAAGTGAGCAAAGCAAAGAACGATTTGACTTTACCGGTTTTTTTCTTTTCATTGCTGTGATGTTGATGTTCAATTTGATTGTTACACGCGGCCAAGATTTTGGATGGACAAGTCCGTTAACCATTGGACTCATTGGGGGCGCCTTAGTAACAACTGTCTTATTCTTTGTGGTTGAAAGACAAAAGAAGAATCAGTTTATCGACTTTACCCTTTTTAAAACAAAAGCATACACGGGGGCTGTTGTATCAAACTTCTTACAAAATGGTATTGCAGCCACGGTCGTTGTGGCCAATACGTATATTCAATTGGCAAGGGGATTTACTTCCTTTCAAACGGGGTTACTTACCATCGGCAACGTCATTGCTGTGGTTGTCATGATTCGAGTTGGGGAGAAAATGCTTCAAAAAATGGGGCCAAGAAAGCCAATGCTTTGGGCCACATTCATCGCTTCTATAGGCATGAGTATGACTGCTATGACATTTTTGCCAGATTTCATTTATATCATTGTCGTATTTGCTGGCTTTCTAATTTCCGGCATTGGCCTTGGAATGTATGCAACACCTTCAATCGATACCGCTGTCACGAATATTGCCGATGACAAAGTGGGCGTAGCCTCGGGCATTTACAAAATGGCTAGCTCATTGGGATTCTCTTTCGGAATCGCCATTTCAACAGCTGTGTATGGGGTTTTGGTGGCTATCGGTAGTATTCATGTTGCAGCTACCATCGGAATCTTAGTCAATTTAGTTTTTGCTGTTCCGGCTTTGATCTTTGTATCGAAAACCATTCAACCAGAAGAAGTAAGGGCAAAGCCTGTACAGGCAATCAAAGTAGGATGA
- a CDS encoding sigma 54-interacting transcriptional regulator — protein sequence MHLRENAYILLKQILKHSFDEIFITDATGNIIDIGQSTESLFGIPYEKMIGQNVFQLEKEGVFSPSITANVLKNKKEETIIQETKNKRKLIISGSPIFNESNKLIGAISFSRDITEFEYLKKENEQVAKAIQQYQKEIAELKKHHSRPFFLKNSKMEQVFDVVSKVAHLDITVLLEGESGVGKNYLAQMIHDMSPRKKEAFIEINCGAIPESLIESELFGYDDGAFTGAKKGGKKGYFESAGEGTLFLDEIAELPMNLQVKLLSILQNQSFMRVGGSKKIEMKCRIICATNQKLEEMIRKKQFREDLYYRINVVKLTIPPLRERREEMLPLIYEMQEEFNTKYGMDKHFTPEMVAWISQQEWPGNVRELRNFIEKVIITTESNEINIEDIEDPTHGGLAKRGQHDMTLNEYLESVEREFIIRLFKQYPSSIKLAKRLGISQSTANRKIQKYLHGL from the coding sequence ATGCATTTAAGAGAGAATGCCTATATTCTTTTAAAACAAATACTAAAGCATTCTTTTGATGAAATTTTCATTACCGACGCTACAGGAAACATTATAGATATCGGACAATCCACAGAAAGTCTATTTGGGATTCCATATGAGAAAATGATTGGCCAGAATGTCTTTCAATTAGAAAAAGAGGGTGTTTTTTCTCCGTCAATCACTGCCAATGTGTTAAAAAATAAAAAAGAAGAAACCATTATTCAAGAAACAAAAAACAAGAGAAAACTGATTATTTCTGGGTCTCCAATTTTTAATGAGTCAAATAAATTGATTGGGGCGATTAGTTTTTCTAGGGATATTACAGAATTCGAATATTTGAAAAAGGAAAATGAACAGGTGGCAAAAGCCATACAACAATATCAGAAAGAAATAGCAGAGCTAAAAAAACACCACTCTCGTCCTTTTTTCTTGAAAAATAGCAAAATGGAACAGGTCTTTGACGTCGTATCCAAAGTAGCACATTTAGACATTACCGTCTTGTTAGAAGGAGAGTCAGGAGTAGGTAAAAATTATCTGGCACAAATGATTCACGATATGTCACCGAGAAAAAAGGAAGCGTTTATTGAAATAAACTGCGGTGCCATACCGGAGTCTCTTATTGAATCTGAATTATTTGGATATGATGATGGCGCCTTTACAGGTGCAAAAAAGGGAGGAAAGAAAGGCTATTTTGAAAGCGCCGGTGAGGGAACTTTATTTCTTGATGAAATTGCCGAACTCCCAATGAATCTTCAGGTGAAGCTATTATCTATTTTACAAAACCAATCCTTTATGAGGGTTGGTGGAAGTAAAAAAATTGAAATGAAATGCCGAATTATTTGTGCGACCAATCAAAAGTTGGAGGAAATGATTCGAAAAAAACAATTTAGAGAGGATTTATATTATCGCATTAACGTCGTTAAACTAACGATTCCTCCTCTAAGAGAACGCAGGGAGGAAATGCTTCCTTTAATTTATGAAATGCAAGAAGAATTCAATACGAAGTATGGAATGGATAAGCACTTTACGCCGGAGATGGTTGCTTGGATTAGCCAACAGGAATGGCCAGGAAACGTCAGGGAGTTGCGTAACTTTATTGAGAAAGTCATTATTACGACAGAGTCCAATGAAATTAACATTGAGGACATTGAAGACCCTACACATGGAGGATTAGCGAAAAGGGGGCAGCATGATATGACTTTGAATGAGTATTTAGAAAGCGTAGAAAGGGAGTTTATTATCAGGTTATTCAAGCAATATCCCAGCAGCATTAAATTAGCTAAAAGATTAGGCATTAGTCAATCGACCGCAAACCGAAAAATACAAAAATATCTTCATGGGCTATAG
- the speB gene encoding agmatinase: protein MVKPSEKQILNLPFTGISTFGKYPVCPDLNQLDADVAVIGVPNDMGTQWKSGARMGPRGIREGSTLYSFGLEGAYDIENDTMYLGPDWKVVDCGDVDMVHGDIMQCHDNTEEAIRKIVSKGAMPVVLGGDHSITAAVGKGLEELGPFHVIQIDAHLDWADHRSGMRYGHGNCIRRLSELDHVQKIFQFGIRGISSSKKEDVDAAREYGSVIVSPRKMRKMGLEQLLELIPAGEKYYVTIDIDGLDPSIAPGTGTPSPGGLLYDEVNELLEGIAKRGNVIGFDIVEVAPPYDPTGITGQVAARISLDLLSYVLKEKEKKKKKEREKELSAQL, encoded by the coding sequence ATGGTCAAACCTAGCGAGAAACAAATTCTGAACTTACCTTTTACTGGAATTAGTACATTCGGGAAATACCCCGTATGCCCTGATCTTAATCAATTGGATGCGGATGTAGCGGTAATCGGTGTACCAAATGATATGGGGACACAATGGAAATCCGGTGCAAGAATGGGGCCAAGGGGCATTCGCGAAGGTTCTACATTGTACAGTTTTGGACTTGAGGGTGCTTATGATATTGAAAACGATACCATGTATCTTGGTCCAGATTGGAAAGTTGTAGATTGTGGCGATGTTGATATGGTGCATGGGGATATTATGCAATGTCATGACAACACAGAAGAGGCAATCCGAAAAATAGTTTCCAAAGGCGCCATGCCTGTCGTATTAGGAGGGGATCATTCCATCACGGCGGCAGTTGGAAAGGGACTAGAGGAATTAGGTCCATTTCATGTGATTCAAATCGATGCCCATTTAGATTGGGCTGATCACCGTTCGGGTATGCGTTATGGCCACGGAAACTGTATTCGTCGTTTATCTGAGTTGGATCATGTACAGAAAATATTCCAATTTGGTATCCGTGGTATTAGCAGTAGTAAAAAAGAAGACGTTGACGCGGCGAGAGAATATGGCAGCGTTATCGTATCTCCGCGCAAGATGAGAAAAATGGGGTTAGAGCAATTATTAGAGCTAATTCCAGCAGGTGAAAAATATTATGTAACTATCGACATAGATGGTCTTGATCCTTCCATAGCGCCTGGAACAGGAACACCATCCCCTGGTGGTCTGCTCTATGATGAAGTGAATGAGTTATTGGAGGGAATTGCAAAAAGGGGGAATGTCATTGGTTTTGATATCGTAGAAGTTGCTCCCCCTTATGATCCTACTGGCATAACGGGGCAAGTGGCTGCACGCATCTCATTGGATTTACTGAGCTATGTTTTAAAAGAGAAAGAGAAAAAGAAAAAGAAAGAACGCGAAAAAGAACTTTCGGCTCAATTATAA
- a CDS encoding EAL domain-containing protein, with amino-acid sequence MQWRVITAVDATDDINKQLEMDLIIALEKEELRLYYQPKVDMVSGQIVGVEALIRWEHPEKGMISPVDFIPVAEETGLILPIGEWVLRTACRQNRMWQEAGLRPFIMAVNLSALQLYQPDLVQVVQEILVETKLAPEYLELEITESMMMDVQHVLPIVQQLKQIGVRLSLDDFGTGYSSLHYLKDFPIDEIKIDQSFVRACTPDTKDATIVKAIIAMAHQLNLDVVAEGVETKEQLFFLQQHLCNKAQGYLYSKPVLPEELVQNFANIEKTAKQEEIPQEASRKKWLEVALENARQELQETVRQQQGMILKFTERNGKFIHTLCDGELLYKIGLTPQKLLGKELYEVLPYQEAERKSTYYRKAWQGQEDISYEGQLNGVSYFASLRPILRAGQVVEVIASCVDITERIESEERFQKIAEYSLTGVAIYRDGRMLYANPAALKILREEEKSIDSFSLADFPKLAEQALSEAEMGKELPITEMNLTLRDGKVIDIEMATVSINYDGSPAVLALFSDETKRKEAERIFEKSTKELKDVNFALNESSIVAITNRTGIIQFVNDKFCEISKYTRAELMGQDHKILNSGYHPKAFFKGMWKAIGQGKTWRGEIRNKAKDGSFYWVHTTVVPFLNDKGIPYQYVSIRTDVTERKQVEEALRRSEEKLTYMAYHDTLTDLPNRRLFLKELEKSLEEAKRYERKMAVIFIDMDEFKQINDSFGHDVGDEILKCFARIVQECLHENTIFARQGGDEFTILIPEIQEEQDAVHIANRIINSLQDAKRMHQMLCKMTASLGIAFYPKDGKTGGELMKYADRALYRAKAEGRNSYRLYS; translated from the coding sequence ATGCAATGGAGGGTTATTACAGCAGTGGATGCAACGGACGATATTAACAAACAATTGGAAATGGATCTTATCATAGCACTTGAAAAAGAGGAACTCCGACTTTATTATCAACCTAAAGTGGATATGGTGTCGGGGCAAATAGTAGGCGTGGAGGCATTAATTCGATGGGAGCATCCTGAGAAGGGGATGATTTCTCCAGTGGATTTTATTCCTGTCGCAGAAGAAACAGGACTCATATTGCCAATAGGGGAATGGGTGTTACGAACGGCTTGCAGGCAAAATCGAATGTGGCAAGAAGCAGGGCTTCGTCCATTCATTATGGCCGTTAACCTTTCTGCCCTGCAGCTGTATCAACCCGATTTAGTTCAAGTCGTTCAAGAGATTTTAGTGGAAACAAAACTGGCCCCTGAATACTTAGAGCTTGAAATTACGGAAAGTATGATGATGGATGTTCAACATGTGCTTCCGATTGTACAACAATTAAAGCAGATTGGTGTCCGACTCAGTTTAGACGATTTTGGAACGGGATATAGCTCCCTTCACTACTTGAAGGATTTTCCGATTGATGAAATTAAAATAGACCAGTCCTTTGTTCGAGCTTGTACACCTGATACGAAGGATGCCACGATTGTGAAAGCAATCATTGCGATGGCGCACCAACTGAACCTTGACGTTGTGGCTGAAGGAGTAGAAACAAAAGAGCAATTGTTTTTTCTTCAACAGCATTTGTGCAATAAGGCGCAAGGCTATTTGTATAGCAAACCCGTATTGCCAGAAGAGCTTGTCCAAAACTTTGCTAACATCGAAAAAACCGCTAAGCAAGAGGAAATTCCACAAGAGGCTAGCAGAAAAAAGTGGTTGGAAGTGGCATTGGAAAATGCACGTCAAGAATTGCAAGAGACCGTAAGACAGCAACAAGGGATGATTTTAAAATTTACCGAACGAAATGGAAAGTTCATACATACACTTTGTGATGGAGAATTGCTCTATAAAATAGGGCTTACCCCACAAAAACTTCTTGGAAAAGAGCTTTATGAAGTGTTGCCGTATCAAGAAGCGGAAAGAAAATCCACTTATTATCGTAAGGCGTGGCAAGGGCAAGAGGATATTAGTTACGAAGGGCAGCTCAATGGTGTTTCGTATTTTGCCTCTTTACGTCCCATCCTAAGAGCGGGGCAAGTCGTTGAGGTGATTGCTTCTTGTGTGGATATTACCGAAAGAATCGAAAGTGAAGAGCGTTTTCAAAAAATCGCGGAGTATTCCTTAACTGGGGTTGCGATTTATCGTGATGGGCGTATGCTGTATGCGAATCCAGCTGCGTTGAAAATTCTTCGAGAAGAGGAGAAATCGATCGATAGTTTTTCACTTGCTGATTTTCCTAAACTTGCCGAACAGGCATTATCGGAAGCGGAAATGGGAAAAGAGTTGCCCATCACTGAAATGAACCTCACATTACGTGACGGAAAAGTGATTGATATTGAAATGGCAACGGTCTCCATTAATTACGATGGAAGCCCAGCGGTTTTAGCATTATTTAGCGATGAGACAAAAAGAAAAGAAGCTGAACGAATATTCGAAAAATCGACGAAGGAGCTTAAAGATGTGAACTTTGCGTTAAACGAATCTTCCATCGTCGCTATTACCAATCGTACAGGCATTATTCAATTTGTCAATGATAAATTCTGTGAAATATCGAAGTACACAAGAGCTGAATTAATGGGGCAGGATCATAAAATTTTAAACTCTGGTTACCATCCCAAAGCGTTTTTCAAAGGGATGTGGAAAGCGATTGGTCAAGGTAAAACTTGGAGAGGCGAAATTCGCAATAAAGCAAAAGACGGTAGTTTTTACTGGGTACACACGACGGTCGTTCCTTTCCTAAATGACAAGGGAATCCCTTATCAGTATGTCTCGATACGCACAGATGTTACCGAAAGAAAACAGGTAGAAGAAGCGCTGCGACGTAGTGAAGAGAAGTTGACATATATGGCTTACCACGATACGTTAACGGATTTACCGAACCGTCGACTTTTTTTGAAGGAATTAGAGAAATCCTTAGAAGAAGCGAAGCGATATGAGCGAAAAATGGCCGTTATCTTTATAGATATGGATGAGTTTAAGCAGATTAACGACTCGTTTGGTCACGATGTAGGGGACGAAATCCTCAAATGCTTTGCTCGAATCGTTCAAGAATGTCTTCATGAAAATACCATCTTTGCAAGGCAAGGCGGAGATGAATTTACCATTTTAATTCCCGAAATACAAGAAGAACAAGATGCCGTCCATATCGCCAATCGCATTATCAACTCACTTCAAGACGCTAAGCGTATGCATCAGATGTTATGTAAAATGACTGCAAGTTTAGGGATTGCCTTTTATCCGAAAGACGGGAAAACAGGTGGGGAATTGATGAAATATGCGGATCGGGCTTTGTATAGGGCGAAGGCAGAGGGGCGAAATAGTTATAGGCTTTATTCGTGA
- a CDS encoding HTH domain-containing protein, with protein sequence MKKVERINVIMRYINNRAHFTISEIMQEFTVSRSTAIRDIREIESMGMPLVAEVGRAGGYFVMNNSVLPAVRFTDTEVKALFIAFMATRNNQLPYLQSRQSLAEKLLGLISENQQDDLVLLNQLLLFEGTNPANPDLLDLSDLPHPMLEKLIQLLLMDRHLLITVNEGKDVKCYQIYLLHLYHEKGFWFIEGFDVKGEQRRIFPVDHLADVQLDPVKKRLNKKRIVEQLSKQEEAINLVIELGPQAIAQFKKHHPLTVSISYTNPFQTTAILKTFINVQHPEELSEITNWLLFLGEDIKVKEMPEQVVEGLQKRLSLFFP encoded by the coding sequence ATGAAAAAAGTTGAACGTATTAATGTCATCATGCGGTATATCAACAATCGTGCCCACTTCACAATTTCTGAAATCATGCAGGAATTTACCGTTTCTCGTTCAACCGCCATTCGGGATATCCGAGAAATTGAATCGATGGGAATGCCCCTTGTCGCTGAAGTCGGAAGGGCTGGCGGTTATTTTGTCATGAACAATTCGGTTCTCCCAGCCGTTCGCTTTACTGATACCGAGGTCAAAGCGCTTTTTATCGCTTTTATGGCCACAAGAAATAACCAACTCCCTTATTTACAGAGTCGCCAATCGTTAGCTGAAAAATTACTAGGACTCATCTCTGAAAACCAACAAGATGACCTTGTACTGTTAAATCAACTCCTGCTTTTTGAAGGAACCAATCCTGCGAATCCTGACCTACTGGATTTGTCAGACCTTCCACATCCCATGTTAGAAAAACTTATTCAACTCCTTCTAATGGATCGCCATTTATTGATTACCGTGAATGAAGGGAAGGATGTAAAGTGTTATCAAATTTATCTCTTGCATTTGTACCATGAAAAAGGTTTTTGGTTCATTGAAGGCTTTGATGTAAAGGGTGAACAGAGGCGGATTTTTCCTGTAGACCATCTTGCTGATGTCCAACTAGATCCTGTGAAAAAACGATTGAATAAGAAAAGGATAGTAGAACAACTGAGTAAGCAGGAAGAAGCAATCAATTTGGTCATTGAACTTGGTCCACAGGCGATTGCCCAGTTCAAAAAGCACCATCCATTAACCGTTTCCATTTCCTATACGAATCCTTTTCAAACGACCGCCATCCTAAAGACGTTTATCAATGTGCAGCATCCCGAAGAATTGAGCGAAATCACAAATTGGCTCCTTTTCTTAGGCGAGGATATCAAGGTCAAGGAAATGCCAGAACAAGTAGTGGAAGGTTTACAAAAGAGACTATCTTTATTCTTCCCATAA
- a CDS encoding YdcF family protein, giving the protein MGLRLVLTVIVIFIIFTSYSAYSIWSFSDKVQYVKTDVAVVLGAAVWDDEPSPVLRERINHAIWLYENDYVDKIIFTGGEGKGEKYAESEVARDYAIQNNINSEDILIETKSKITEENLQYAYDIAVEQNFNTFTIVSDPLHMKRAILMAKHTGMEAYSSPTQSSVYKTWKSKSSFFLRELFFYIGYIFSLPFR; this is encoded by the coding sequence TTGGGATTAAGATTAGTCTTAACTGTAATCGTTATTTTTATTATTTTCACAAGCTATTCAGCCTATAGCATTTGGTCTTTTAGTGACAAAGTTCAATACGTTAAAACGGATGTGGCTGTGGTACTTGGTGCTGCTGTTTGGGATGATGAACCTTCACCTGTTTTACGTGAGCGGATTAATCATGCTATTTGGCTATATGAAAATGATTATGTCGATAAAATTATTTTTACGGGTGGCGAGGGGAAAGGTGAGAAGTATGCAGAGTCCGAGGTTGCAAGGGATTATGCTATTCAGAACAATATCAATTCCGAAGATATTCTAATTGAAACAAAGTCTAAAATTACTGAAGAGAATTTACAATACGCTTATGACATTGCGGTTGAGCAGAACTTCAATACCTTTACGATTGTAAGTGATCCTTTGCATATGAAAAGAGCCATTTTAATGGCAAAACACACTGGGATGGAAGCATACTCATCACCTACGCAAAGTTCCGTTTATAAGACATGGAAGAGTAAAAGTTCATTCTTCTTACGCGAGTTGTTTTTCTATATAGGTTATATATTCAGTTTGCCATTCAGGTAA
- a CDS encoding conserved phage C-terminal domain-containing protein — MNLLIEESPLQVLPSLAMQVGLNEAIVLQQLHFRALISTNVRDGHKWVYKTYEEWKNEEFPFWSVDTIKRAIRRLEDKGYIIATSSYNRMKMDKTKWYRIDYAKLQLLTASTEQSAPSTIATSDQEDMQIAPSTEGEMPLAITKENKSIKKDIVEHDLDVVSVIDYLNDKTSKQFKASSKATARFVTARFHEGYTVADCKKVIDTKVKHWLGDPHWQKYLRPSTLFNATKFENYLEEARGSDLPTSRPPKPFELDFSKGEA; from the coding sequence ATGAATTTATTAATAGAAGAGTCGCCGCTTCAAGTGCTTCCGTCGCTCGCGATGCAAGTGGGATTAAATGAGGCCATTGTGCTCCAACAACTACATTTTAGGGCGCTCATCTCGACGAATGTTCGGGATGGGCATAAGTGGGTTTATAAAACATATGAAGAGTGGAAAAACGAAGAATTCCCGTTTTGGTCGGTCGATACGATTAAACGAGCGATTCGTAGGCTGGAGGATAAGGGCTATATCATTGCAACTTCTTCGTACAATCGGATGAAAATGGACAAGACGAAATGGTATCGCATTGATTATGCGAAGCTGCAACTTTTGACGGCTTCCACAGAGCAATCTGCGCCATCGACAATCGCAACATCTGACCAAGAGGACATGCAAATTGCTCCCTCTACAGAAGGCGAAATGCCCTTAGCAATAACCAAAGAGAATAAGAGTATTAAGAAAGATATTGTCGAGCATGACCTCGACGTTGTGTCTGTTATTGATTATTTGAATGACAAAACGAGCAAACAATTCAAAGCGTCTTCAAAGGCGACGGCGCGATTCGTAACAGCGCGTTTCCACGAAGGGTATACAGTGGCTGATTGCAAAAAGGTTATTGATACGAAGGTGAAACACTGGCTGGGTGATCCGCATTGGCAGAAGTATTTACGGCCTTCGACGTTATTCAATGCGACGAAGTTTGAAAACTATTTGGAAGAAGCGCGAGGGAGTGACTTGCCTACAAGCAGACCACCAAAGCCATTCGAATTAGACTTTAGCAAAGGGGAGGCGTAA
- a CDS encoding biotin transporter BioY, which translates to MSASSSKLRMMILSALFAAIIGILAQMTIPLPLVPITGQTLAIGLAATILGARYGTLSVIIYLCMGAIGMPVFAQMSAGFGILVGPTGGYLVGFIPTALVIGYFLEKTSFTLKNAIIANIIGMFIALIFGTVWLKIIANITWSAAFIGGFAPFLIGGILKALIAAWAGIAVRNRLKSTNSLTAWSTNAK; encoded by the coding sequence ATGAGTGCATCTAGTTCAAAATTACGAATGATGATCTTATCAGCATTATTCGCGGCAATTATTGGGATCTTAGCACAAATGACAATCCCATTACCGCTTGTACCTATCACAGGACAAACGCTAGCCATCGGGCTTGCGGCCACTATTTTAGGTGCACGTTATGGAACATTATCCGTTATCATTTACCTATGTATGGGCGCAATCGGTATGCCCGTATTCGCACAAATGTCTGCTGGATTCGGCATTCTGGTTGGGCCTACGGGCGGCTATTTAGTCGGATTTATTCCCACAGCCTTGGTCATTGGCTATTTTCTTGAAAAGACAAGCTTCACACTAAAAAATGCAATCATCGCCAATATCATTGGTATGTTTATTGCGTTAATTTTTGGGACAGTTTGGTTAAAAATAATTGCCAATATCACATGGTCTGCGGCATTTATAGGTGGATTTGCACCGTTTCTAATCGGAGGTATCCTCAAAGCATTGATAGCCGCATGGGCCGGTATCGCTGTTCGTAATCGTTTGAAGTCAACAAATTCGCTAACTGCATGGAGTACTAACGCAAAATAA